In Diaphorobacter ruginosibacter, the genomic stretch CCATTGACCCGTGAGCAGGTCGAATCATTGGTGGCCGAGGTCAGTGCCAGTAATTCGAGGCTGTACAAGGAAGAACCGTCCCCAGATAATGAGTTCTATCTGATGATCTGGGGCAAGAAGCTCTTGGCCGGTTAGATGGATGAAGGAACTGATATTGGCATCAGTTTCCATTCTGAAAAATTCCACCAAGGAGGTGGGCGCTCTGCTCGGAACCGCTGATCAAAGTGGTTCGGCGGGTGTTCTGGCATCGCTTGTCGCTACGCGCACGCGATCGGTTCGAATCGACTCGCGAGGAGGCTTTCCAACGTGCCGCGAATGCTTGTCGAGGCAATCTTTCAGGGCTTCAAACAGCGATCCAACTTCGCTTGGGCGACTGGCCAGCCTGAGGAGCTGGGTGGCCCGGACACTTCCTTGGCATCGCGTTCTATAGCCCTCCCTATTTCTTGCACTCGCCGCGCCTCGTCGGCCGTGACCCTTATGCGCCCTCGGTGTTGACGCCCGCGCGCACATAGGCTTCGAGAAGAGGGTATTCGATTCTTCAAAAACCCATATCCGTGTGAAAGATGGAGGCGGCCCTCGCAAGAATCGGCGCCGCTCAAGGGTCCCTCCGCATGGACGCGTCAATCGTGTTTTGTGCTTCATTGCAGAAGTCGGCAATTGGCCGGTGTTGGCCGGTGCTGCACAGGGACTCATACCGCCTCGAGTCACTGAATATAGTTTGATGGACCTTTAGGCGCTGATAGCTTTTGCTGCGGGCAATTGCTGGTCGTCAAAAAAATGGTGCGATCAGCGGCACACTTGAAACCCGCATGGACAGGGGCTTTCCGCTTTGGGGAACGCCTGCGTGGCGTTGTTCGAGCGCTCTCATGAGGGGCCTGGAAACCATTCGCAACACTTGCGAAGGCCTGCTAAGGGATTTCGCTGAATCGGGTAGTAATCCCAACCAGCTGCGCGACAGGGCAACCGTATATTGATCAGCGAAGACGTGGCGTGTGTCCATGTTGTGTGACCCAACGGTTGTCATGAACTTCATCGCCATTGCATATCGATTGTTTGCCGCAGAAGAAAGGCAGGCATTGCCGACATGAGACATCCCGCGCCCGCGCCGACCGAGCACGACGATCCGGACTCCGAGATCGACGGAACACTCCTGTCGGAGCTCCATGTGCCGGGTCCGCTGGTTCGCCGCATGATGCTGATTGCCCTGTTGTGCGTGGCACTGGCGGGCGGGCTGGCGGCCTGGGTGATCTCGCACGCATCGGGGGAAGAGATGACCGAGCGCCTCGTGCGGCAGCAGACCGACGAGGTGGAGCTCGTGGCGCGCCTGCTGGCCAGCAAGGTCGAGCAGAGCCAGAAGGTGCTCGGTACCGTGGCCGAGGGCATCACGCCGCAGATGCTGCAGTCGCCCTCGCTGCTCGAATGGGTGCTGAAGCAGGGGCTGCCCGCTGTACGTTTCTTCGATGCCATGGAGATCGCGCGTGCGGACGGCCGCCTGATTCTGAACCTGCAGAGTGGAAAGATGGAGCCCGCGGCCAGCGTGGACATGGACGAGCGGGACATCCTGCTGCGCACCATGGTGCAGGGCAAGCCGCTGGTTTCGGGCGTGCTCGGCACGGCGGCTGCGTCGGCGCGTGTCATGTTCACATTGCCCCTTGTCGCCGACGATGGCAAGGTTGTCGGCGTGGTGGGCGGCGTGCTCCGGCTGCAGTCCCAGGGGCTGCTTCCGCACTCGCTGGGGCTGCCTGCGCGCGACGATTCGCGGCTGATCGTCTTCACATCCGATGGCGTGATTCTTTCGCACCCGCAGCTCGAGCGTGTCATGGGTAATGTGCGCAGCGAGCCCGGGCTGGATAAGGCCTACGCACAGTGGCGTAGTGAGCTCAAGCCTATTTCCACCGGCCGGGGCGATACGGTCGTGGTGCAGGATCGCCTGATCAGCATGGCGGGGGTTCCCATGCCTCAATGGTGGGTGGCCCGAGTGACCGAGTCGCATGCCCTCCTTGCTCCGTTGCACGGAACGCATCGCAGCATCTGGTGGACCGCGGCAGCCTGCGTGACCGCCGTCGGCCTGCTGGCGATGCTGGCGATGGCCTGGGTGGCCGCGCCGCTCACGCGACTGCACCGGCGCGCGCAGTCGATCCTGCTGACGCAGGGCTTGCCGGACAGCCAGCCCCCCACTTCGGCCGAGTCGGATCTGCTGAGCGGTGCGCTCGATCATCTCGAGGCGCAGCAACTGCACCATGGCCATCAGGCCGAGTTCTCGCGGCTGCAGCTGCAGGGCATCCTCGAGCAGGCGCCCGTGGGCATCGTCATCACGCGCAATGATCAGCTGGAGCTGCTCAGCCAGCAGGCCAGCCTGATGCTGGGCTTCTCCCGTGCCGAGCTGGAGGGCCAACTGGTCAAGCGGCTGTTCGCGGACGAAGCGCAGTTCGAAACACTGGAGCGCCAGATGCGCGAGGGGGCCATCACGCGCGGCGGCTACGAAGGCGAATTCGCCCTGCGACGCAAGGATGGCAGCCTGCTGTGGGCGCGTGTGCTGGGCCGGATGGCCTTTGACCGCACATCGGCGATGGCGGCGGTCTGGGTGCTGGAGGACATGGCGACCACGCATGAGGAGCGCCACAGTCCCCAATGGAGCCGTTCGCACGATGCGCTGACCAACCTGCCCAACCGCACGGCCTTCCTCGAGCGCCTGAAGGCGCAGCTGGTCCGCAATGCCGAGCTGGCCAGGGCCGAGCAGCTGTCCGCGGGCAGCGGGGTGGCGCTGCTGTTCATTGACGTGGACCACTTCACCCTGGTGAACGACAGGCTGGGCCATGAGGCCGGGGACATGTTGCTCAAGCAGTTTTCCAGTCTGCTCGAGGAATTGGTGCGGCACGTGGGCTGGGCTGCGCGGCTGGGCGGCGACGAGTTTGCCGTGGTGCTGCCCGACTGCACGGCCGCGAGGGCCGAAATGATTGCGGAGCACATCCGCGCTTCGGTCGAGGAGTGGGAGTTCGTCTACGAGGGAGAGGCGTCGATCACCACGGTCAGCATCGGCATCGTGGTGGCGCCGGCCGACCTGGAAGAGGTCACGCCATGGCTGCGTGCGGCCGACATGGCCTGCTACTACGCCAAGCGGGCGGGGCGCAATCGCGTGGTGGTCCGCGAGGTGGCGGACAAGGCGTCCGCCTGACCCGGCCTGAAGAGGTGCCTCAGTCCTGGGCGTCTGCGGCGCGCGTGGTGCGGTTGTCGCCGCCCAGCGTGATCCAGGTGAGCAGCACCCCGCACAGCGCACCCGCCGCCATGCCGATCACCATCGGCAGCGGCTTGCCGTTGGAGAACACGCCCACCACCTGCATCGCCACGGCGCCGGTCAGCATCTGCAGTGTGCCGAGCAGGGCGGATGCCGTGCCCGCGATCTCGCCGTGCTCCTCGAGCGCGAGTACGGACGTGGTCGGGATCACGAGTCCCATCAGTGCACTGGCGACGAAATACAGCCCGATCAACACGGCCAGTTTCTCGCCACCCAGCAGGTAGTAGGCGAGCAGGCTGGCCATCACCACGCCGCTTGCGGACGCGGCGACCTTCACGACGTTCACCAGGCCAAAGCGCTTGCCCAGCGCCCCCGTGAACTGCGCCGATCCGATGAAGGCCACTGCGTTCAGCGCAAACGCCACGCTGTACTGCGTGGTGCTGAGTCCGTAGTGGTTGATCAGCACGAATGGCGAGCCTGCCAGGTAGACGAAGAACCCGGCCAGCGCACATGCGCCGATGAAGACGAGGCCCAGGTAGTGCCAGTCGCGCATCAGCAGGGCATAGGCCTTCAGCGCGTCGGAGACGCTGCTGGACAGGCGCGCCGCAGCGTCCCGCGTTTCTGGCAGGCCGCGCACCATCGCGGCAAGGCCCAGTACGGCGGCCATCGTGACGGCCCAGAAGACGAGCCGCCAGCCACCGATCGCGATCACGCCGCTGCCCGCGAGCGGAGCCAGGATCGGCGACACGCTGAACACCAGCATCAGCAGGGACATCATGCGTGCGGCCTCGTGCCCGGTATGAAGGTCACGCACCACCGCACGCGGGATCGCCATGCCGGCGGCCGCGCCCAGGCCCTGCACGAAGCGCAGGATGACCAGCGTGTGGATGTCCTGGGCAAGTGCGCAGCCGATGCTGGCGAGCACGAAGATCACCAGGCCCAGGTAGAGCGGGTTCTTCCGGCCCCACATGTCCGAGAGCGAGCCGAACACCGGCTGTCCGACGCCCAGTGCAATGAAGAACGCGGTGAGACTGGCCTGCACGGCCCCGACGGGCGCGTCCAGGCTGGCGCCGATCTGGGGCAGCGCGGGCAGGTACATGTCGATGGCGAAGGGGCCGATGGCCGAAAGTAGGCCAAGGATCAGCACCATGCGCAACGAAACAGAGGACGACGAAGACGGGTTGGACGAAGGGACTGACATAGTGGGCGCGATGGTCGCGGAAGAATGGGCGGAGCGGGAGTCGATCCGCGCGCCGGGAAATGGATGGTGCCGGGCCCCCGTGACGACCGGATTTCAGGATCGATTCGTGCCGAGCTTCCCTAGCGCTCGCAGCACGTTTTCTGCGGTCGCGGGAGCGTTGAGCACCACGGATTCGTCTGCTTTGCCGGCGGATGCAATGGCATCGCGCAGTGCCTCGTAGACGCTGATGGCCAGCATGAATGGTGGCTCGCCGACGGCCTTGCTGCCTCCGACGTTGTCCTCGCGGTTGGCTTCGTGCCAGAGCGCGATGTTCAGGTGCCTGGGGATATCGCCGGTGGCGGGAATCTTGTAGGTACTCGGCGCGTGGGTGAGAAGCATACCACCCTCATCCCACACCAGTTGCTCTGTGGTGAGCCAGCCCATGCCCTGCACGAAGCCGCCCTCGATCTGGCCCACGTCGATCGCCGGGTTGATGCTGCGGCCCACGTCGTGCAGGATATCCACCGCGAGAACGCGCGATTCGCCGGTCAGGGTGTCGATCGCTACCTCGGTGCAGGCGGCTCCGTAGGCAAAGTAGTAGAACGGCCGTCCGGTGAGCGTGGTCTTGTCGTAGTGGATCTTGGGCGTGCGGTAGAAGCCGTCGCTCCACAGCTGGATGCGATTGGCATAGGCCTCGCGTACCACGTCATCCCAGTCGCGCACCTGCTTGGGTGTGATGATCTTGCCGCCCGTGAACTGCACGGCTCCGGCGCCCACGGCATCCAGGCCGCTCACGTAGGCGGCCAGGTTGTCGCGGATGTTGCGTGCCGCGAATTGTGCCGCGCGCCCGTTGAGGTCGGTGCCGCTCGAGGCGGCCGTGGCGCTGGCGTTGGGCACCTTGCCTGTGTCGCTGGCAGTGACGATCACGCGCTCGAACGGCACGCCCAGTTCGTCGGCCACGATCTGCGCCACCTTGGTGTGCAGTCCCTGGCCCATTTCGGTGCCGCCATGGTTCACCTGCACGCTGCCGTCCGTATAGACATGCACGAGCGCGCCGGCCTGGTTGAAGAGCGTGGCCGTGAAGCTGATGCCGAACTTGACGGGCGTGATCGCCAGCCCCCGCTTGAGTACGGCGTTGTCCGCATTCCATTCGCTGACCGCCTGCCTGCGGCTGCGGTAGCCGGAAGTCTGCTCCAGCTGCGGCAGCAAGGCGTGCAGGATGTTGTCCTCCACCTTCATCTGGTAGTGGGTGACATTGCGGTCCTCGATGCCGTAGAGATTGCGCATGCGTACGTCGAACGCATCCTGGTTCAGCGCGCGCGCGATGTCGCCGAGAATGGCCTCGATCACAATCACGCCCTGCGGTCCGCCGAAGCCGCGGTAGGCCGTATGGCTCTGCGTGTTGAGCCTGCAGCGCAGCGACGTGATGTCCACGTCCTCCAGGAAATAGGCGTTGTCGCTGTGGAAGACTGCACGGTCGGCGACCGGGCCGGAGAGATCGGCGCTGAACCCGCAGTTGGCCGCGAGCTGCAGCTTCAGGCCGGTGATGCGGCCGGTGTCGTCGAAACCCACGTCATACTCATACTCGAACGGATGACGCTTTCCCGTGATGAGAAAGTCGTCGTCGCGATCGAGGCGCAGCTTCACCGGCTTGCCCGTCTTGTGGGCCGCTATCGCCGCCCACACGGCGAGGTGGCCGGCCTGCGTTTCCTTGCCGCCGAAGCCGCCGCCCATGCGCCGGCATTCCACGCGTACCGCGTTGTTTTCAAGCCCGAGTGCGTGCGCTACCCAGTGCTGCACTTCACCCGGATGCTGCGTGCTCGAATAGATCCACCACTGCTTCTGTTCAAGCGGCAGCGCGTAGGCGATCTGGCCCTCCAGATAGAAGTGCTCCTGTCCACCGACCTCGAGGGTGCCTTGCAGCCGGTGCCTTGCCCGGCCAAGCGCCGCTTGCGCATCGCCGCGGCGTACACGCACCGGCGGCAGCACGTAGCTTTCGGCCGCGATCGCCTGCTTCACCGAAAGCACCGCAGGCAGCGGCGTGATGTCGAGCTTGACGGCACGCGCCGCGCGCCGTGCCTGCATCACGGTCTCCGCGATGACGAGGCCGACCACCTGGCCGGCGAACTGCACCGTATCGATGGCAAAGACCGGCTCGTCATGCGCGAACGCGGCGAGGATTCTGTCTCCGGGGATGTCGTCCGGGAACACCACGTCGCGCACACCGGGCATGGCGAGCGCCGCGCTGGCATCCACCGCGTTGAGCCTGCCATGTGCGACGCGGGAGAGGATCGGCGCGGCGTACAGCGTGCCCTTGATCTCCGCGATGTCATCGATGTAGGCCGCGGCCCCTGCCACCTGCGCACGCGCGCTTTCGTGCGCATGCGATGTGCCCACGGCGGGTCGGTGCTTCTGCAGTGCGCCGCCGTTAAGGAGATTCTTGTCGCGCGTGTTCATGTCGGCACCTCCATGGGTTGCAGGGTGTGCAGGGCAGGGCGCACGGCCGTCTCGCCCGAGTGCTCGAGCCAGAAGCGCCGCAGCAGCGCCCCCAGCACTTCGCGGCGGTAGGCGCTGCTCGCGCGCATGTCGGAGATCGGATTGAACTCGGCCTGCAGCGTCTTGCCGGCCTCGGTCGCAAGGGCCTCGCTCCAGGGCCTGCCGATGAGCACGGCCTCCGTCCCGCGTGCGCGTGCAGGCGTTGCCGCAACGCCTCCCGCGCCAATGCGTGCCCTTGTGACGATCCCGTTCTCGATATCGAGGTTCAGGGCGAGGCAGACCGCGGAGATGTCGTCGTCGAAACGCTTGGAGATCTTGTAGGCGGCCAGCGTCTGGTGGGGTGACGGCATGGGCACGTCGATGGCTGTGAGCAGCTCGCCTTGGGCCAGCAGGTTCTTGCGGTAGCCAACGTAGAAGTCCTCGATCGGCATGCTGCGTTCGCCGCGCGTGCTGGCCAGCGTGATGCCGGCGCCGAGCGCGATCAGCAGCGGCATGGAGTCGCCGATCGGCGAGCCGTTGGCCACGTTGCCGCCGAGCGTGCCGGAGTTGCGCACCGGCATGCCAGCAAAGCGCGAGGCAAAGCGATGCAGCTGCGGCCAGTGCTGTTCGAGCGCATGGAACGCATCGGTCAACGTGACGGCAGCACCAATGCGGATGCGGGTTGCGGAGACCTCGACCTTGCGCAGTTCCCTGGCGCGCGTGACGTCGAGAATCTGCGCGTATTGCCTGTGCATCTTGGTGATCCACAGGCCCACGTCCGTGGTGCCTGCGGCGATGAGTGCATCGGGGTGTGCGGCGCGCGCGGCCAGCAGCTCGTCCAGCGTGTCGGGCGCCATGTAGCCGCTGCCGGGCTCTGCCGCTGCATGCGCCGCGTGCTTCAGCGCGGACAGTTGCGCAAGCAGGTTGCGTTCGTCCACCTGCATGCGCGGCAACGTGCCCATGTGCTGCGCGGCATCGAGAATCGGACGGTAGCCCGTGCAGCGGCACAGGTTGCCCGAGAGTTCCTCCACGGCCACCTCGCGCGTGATCGCGGCGCCCTTGCAGACATGGTTCTGGTACATGCCGAACAGGCTCATCACGAAGCCGGGCGTGCAGAAGCCGCATTGCGAGCCGTGGCAGTCGACCATGGCCTGCTGGGCGGGATGCAGGTCGGGGCTGCTGTGCCTGTCCACGGGCCGGATCATGGGATCGGAGGCCAGGTCTTCCGAGGTCCACAGCGCCATGCCATCGATGGAGTGCGCGAGCCGGATGCAGCTGTTGATGGCCTGGTACTGCACCGCACCGTCGCGCTCGGAGCCCAGCACCACGGTGCAGGCACCGCAGTCGCCTTCGCCGCAGCCTTCCTTGGTGCCAGTGCAGCCCAGGTCTTCACGCAGCACCTCGAGCAGCGTGCGGTCGGGCGCGATGCCCTCTAGCGTCACGGTCTTGCCGCGACGGACGAAGCGCAGGGGGCGGGTGTGGCTCATGGCGGGATCGATCCTGTGGGCTGGATGAAGACTTCCATCTGGGAAAACACTCTCTTAGGGTAAGTGCGGAATGACTCGGCATGCATATGGATGGTGATATACGACCAATGTCTGCAACACTATGTCCCCGCCGCGCACGGTGCGTGCACGGCGCGGGATCGCATCCTGGCCTCCATGGGCCCTATGGCCGGTGACGCCCGCCGCTCCTCCTCGAACAATATAAGCCAATACATATGGCGTGAATGCAGCTCCACGTATGAGAGACCAATACCTTTTCGACAAGATAGACCTCCATCTCATCAGGGTGCTGCATACCGTGCTCATCGAACGAAGCGTATCCAAGGCGGCGATCCGGCTGGGCATGCACCAGCCTGCGGTATCGGCTGCGCTCAAGCGGCTGCGCGACCTCTCGGGCGATCCGTTGCTGGTGCGCTCGGGCGTGAGCATGCTGCCCACCGATACCGCGCTGCGCATGGTGGAGCCGGCGGCCCGCATCCTGCGTTCGGCCGAGGCGCTTTTCTCCGATGCGCGCGGCTTCGACCCACGCACCGCCACGCGCACGTTTCGCGTGATGGCGAACGACTATCTGGATCCGCTGTTCCTGCCCCGGCTTGTGGCACTCATCAAGTCGGAGGCGCCTCTGTGCCCCATCGAGGTGCTTCCGCTGTCGCCCGACGTGCACTACCAGGCGCACCTCGCGCAGGGCGAGGTGGATCTGGTGATCGCCAACTGGCCCAAGCCGCCTGACGACCTGCACCTGGGGCGGCTGTTCTCCGACGACGTGGTCTGCCTGGTGTCGAACGACCATCCCGCCGTGCGCCGGGGCTGGGACCTCGAAGCCTGGCTGGCGGCCGAGCACATCGCACCTACGCCGACCTTTCCGGGCGCCAAGGGCGTGATCGACATACAACTCGACGAGATGGGCCTCACCCGCAACGTCGCTGCGCGCTGCGCGCACTTCAGCATCATTCCCGACATCGTGGCATCGAGCTTGCTTGTGCTGACGACCGGGCGCCAGTTCTGCCAGCGCTATGTAGACCGGCTGCCCGTGACGGTGCTGCCGTGTCCGCTGGAGTTTCCGCCGATCGACTACTACCAGCTCTGGCATTCCCGGTCCCACCATTCCGCCGCGGCGGTCTGGTTGCGCAATGGCGTAAGAACGGTGGCGGAGTCGCTACGAAAAACCTAGGCAGCTTCTACATGGGGAGGTCATGCATGGATGGAAGGACAGGCCGCTTGCGCGGTTCGAGAGGCTCGCCAAGGCGAAAACCGCCGGCACAGCGGTAGCTGTTGCGAGAATTTTCAACGCCGCGCGCGCCGGTTGGAGTCATGCAGGGCTTCGCCGGCCGTCGAGATATGCGGAGTGGGCATGCAATGTCTGTTTTGCGGCATAACCATCAACAACTAAGAGACAATCTCGCGCATGACTTTTTCGGATAAGAATTTTTCACCCTCATCAGTGCCTCGATTGCAACTGATGGGTATTACCAAGCGATACCCTGCCGTTGTTGCTAATAATGCAGTATCGCTTACGGTGCTTCCAGGAGAAGTCCACGCCATTCTGGGCGAGAACGGGGCGGGCAAGTCCACGCTCATGAAGATCATCTATGGCGCGGTGAAGCCCGACGAGGGCGGCATCGTCGTCGACGGCAAGCCGGTGCAGATCCGCAATCCGCAGGAGGCGCGCCAACTGGGCGTCGCCATGGTGTTCCAGCATTTCAGCCTGTTCGACACGTTGACCGTGGCCGAGAACGTCTGGCTGGGACTGGACAAGAGCATCCCGCTGGCCGAAGTGATCCAGCGCGTGGATGCCACCGCCAAGGAATACGGCCTCGAGGTCGACCCGCACCGTCCGGTGCACACGCTTTCGGTGGGCGAGATGCAGCGCGTGGAAATCATCCGTGCGCTGCTGACGCGGCCGCGCGTGCTGATCCTGGACGAGCCCACGTCGGTGCTCACGCCGCAGGCCGTCGAGAAACTGTTCGTCGTGCTGCGCCGCCTTGCCGCCGAAGGTTGCTCGATCCTCTATATCAGCCACAAGCTGCACGAAATCCGCTCGCTGTGCACCGCCTGCACAGTGCTGCGTGGCGGCGTGGTGACGGGGGTATGCAATCCGTCGCAGGAAACCAATGCATCGCTCTCGCGCATGATGATCGGCTCCGAGCCGCCGCAGCTTGAGCACCGTGCCTCCAACGCGGGGCTTGTGGTGCTGAAGGTGAACCGGCTGAGCCTGCCGCGCCTCGACCAGTTCGGCATCGACCTGCAAGGCATCGACTTCGAGGTGCGCGAAGGCGAGGTGGTGGGCATCGCCGGCGTGTCGGGCAACGGCCAGCGCGAGCTGCTGTATGCGCTCTCGGGCGAGGACACGCGGGCGGCGCCCCAGATGATCCAGGTCTCTGGCAAGAACGCGGGCCGCATGGGTCCGGGCCGCAGGCGTACGTTGGGCCTGCATTTCGTTCCAGAGGAGCGCCTGGGGCGCGGCGCCGTGCCAAGCATGAGCCTCGCGCACAACCTGCTGCTTACGCGCAAGACGGCGGTGGGCAAGGGCGGCTGGATCAGCATGGGCAGGCTGCAGTACCAGGCGCGCGACATCATCTCGCGTTTCAACGTGAAGGCCGGAGGGCCGGGCGCCGCCGCGCAGTCGCTGTCGGGCGGCAACCTGCAGAAATTCA encodes the following:
- a CDS encoding sensor domain-containing diguanylate cyclase; translated protein: MRHPAPAPTEHDDPDSEIDGTLLSELHVPGPLVRRMMLIALLCVALAGGLAAWVISHASGEEMTERLVRQQTDEVELVARLLASKVEQSQKVLGTVAEGITPQMLQSPSLLEWVLKQGLPAVRFFDAMEIARADGRLILNLQSGKMEPAASVDMDERDILLRTMVQGKPLVSGVLGTAAASARVMFTLPLVADDGKVVGVVGGVLRLQSQGLLPHSLGLPARDDSRLIVFTSDGVILSHPQLERVMGNVRSEPGLDKAYAQWRSELKPISTGRGDTVVVQDRLISMAGVPMPQWWVARVTESHALLAPLHGTHRSIWWTAAACVTAVGLLAMLAMAWVAAPLTRLHRRAQSILLTQGLPDSQPPTSAESDLLSGALDHLEAQQLHHGHQAEFSRLQLQGILEQAPVGIVITRNDQLELLSQQASLMLGFSRAELEGQLVKRLFADEAQFETLERQMREGAITRGGYEGEFALRRKDGSLLWARVLGRMAFDRTSAMAAVWVLEDMATTHEERHSPQWSRSHDALTNLPNRTAFLERLKAQLVRNAELARAEQLSAGSGVALLFIDVDHFTLVNDRLGHEAGDMLLKQFSSLLEELVRHVGWAARLGGDEFAVVLPDCTAARAEMIAEHIRASVEEWEFVYEGEASITTVSIGIVVAPADLEEVTPWLRAADMACYYAKRAGRNRVVVREVADKASA
- a CDS encoding multidrug effflux MFS transporter; translated protein: MSVPSSNPSSSSSVSLRMVLILGLLSAIGPFAIDMYLPALPQIGASLDAPVGAVQASLTAFFIALGVGQPVFGSLSDMWGRKNPLYLGLVIFVLASIGCALAQDIHTLVILRFVQGLGAAAGMAIPRAVVRDLHTGHEAARMMSLLMLVFSVSPILAPLAGSGVIAIGGWRLVFWAVTMAAVLGLAAMVRGLPETRDAAARLSSSVSDALKAYALLMRDWHYLGLVFIGACALAGFFVYLAGSPFVLINHYGLSTTQYSVAFALNAVAFIGSAQFTGALGKRFGLVNVVKVAASASGVVMASLLAYYLLGGEKLAVLIGLYFVASALMGLVIPTTSVLALEEHGEIAGTASALLGTLQMLTGAVAMQVVGVFSNGKPLPMVIGMAAGALCGVLLTWITLGGDNRTTRAADAQD
- the xdhB gene encoding xanthine dehydrogenase molybdopterin binding subunit yields the protein MNTRDKNLLNGGALQKHRPAVGTSHAHESARAQVAGAAAYIDDIAEIKGTLYAAPILSRVAHGRLNAVDASAALAMPGVRDVVFPDDIPGDRILAAFAHDEPVFAIDTVQFAGQVVGLVIAETVMQARRAARAVKLDITPLPAVLSVKQAIAAESYVLPPVRVRRGDAQAALGRARHRLQGTLEVGGQEHFYLEGQIAYALPLEQKQWWIYSSTQHPGEVQHWVAHALGLENNAVRVECRRMGGGFGGKETQAGHLAVWAAIAAHKTGKPVKLRLDRDDDFLITGKRHPFEYEYDVGFDDTGRITGLKLQLAANCGFSADLSGPVADRAVFHSDNAYFLEDVDITSLRCRLNTQSHTAYRGFGGPQGVIVIEAILGDIARALNQDAFDVRMRNLYGIEDRNVTHYQMKVEDNILHALLPQLEQTSGYRSRRQAVSEWNADNAVLKRGLAITPVKFGISFTATLFNQAGALVHVYTDGSVQVNHGGTEMGQGLHTKVAQIVADELGVPFERVIVTASDTGKVPNASATAASSGTDLNGRAAQFAARNIRDNLAAYVSGLDAVGAGAVQFTGGKIITPKQVRDWDDVVREAYANRIQLWSDGFYRTPKIHYDKTTLTGRPFYYFAYGAACTEVAIDTLTGESRVLAVDILHDVGRSINPAIDVGQIEGGFVQGMGWLTTEQLVWDEGGMLLTHAPSTYKIPATGDIPRHLNIALWHEANREDNVGGSKAVGEPPFMLAISVYEALRDAIASAGKADESVVLNAPATAENVLRALGKLGTNRS
- the xdhA gene encoding xanthine dehydrogenase small subunit, with translation MSHTRPLRFVRRGKTVTLEGIAPDRTLLEVLREDLGCTGTKEGCGEGDCGACTVVLGSERDGAVQYQAINSCIRLAHSIDGMALWTSEDLASDPMIRPVDRHSSPDLHPAQQAMVDCHGSQCGFCTPGFVMSLFGMYQNHVCKGAAITREVAVEELSGNLCRCTGYRPILDAAQHMGTLPRMQVDERNLLAQLSALKHAAHAAAEPGSGYMAPDTLDELLAARAAHPDALIAAGTTDVGLWITKMHRQYAQILDVTRARELRKVEVSATRIRIGAAVTLTDAFHALEQHWPQLHRFASRFAGMPVRNSGTLGGNVANGSPIGDSMPLLIALGAGITLASTRGERSMPIEDFYVGYRKNLLAQGELLTAIDVPMPSPHQTLAAYKISKRFDDDISAVCLALNLDIENGIVTRARIGAGGVAATPARARGTEAVLIGRPWSEALATEAGKTLQAEFNPISDMRASSAYRREVLGALLRRFWLEHSGETAVRPALHTLQPMEVPT
- a CDS encoding LysR family transcriptional regulator, whose protein sequence is MRDQYLFDKIDLHLIRVLHTVLIERSVSKAAIRLGMHQPAVSAALKRLRDLSGDPLLVRSGVSMLPTDTALRMVEPAARILRSAEALFSDARGFDPRTATRTFRVMANDYLDPLFLPRLVALIKSEAPLCPIEVLPLSPDVHYQAHLAQGEVDLVIANWPKPPDDLHLGRLFSDDVVCLVSNDHPAVRRGWDLEAWLAAEHIAPTPTFPGAKGVIDIQLDEMGLTRNVAARCAHFSIIPDIVASSLLVLTTGRQFCQRYVDRLPVTVLPCPLEFPPIDYYQLWHSRSHHSAAAVWLRNGVRTVAESLRKT
- a CDS encoding ABC transporter ATP-binding protein, which encodes MGITKRYPAVVANNAVSLTVLPGEVHAILGENGAGKSTLMKIIYGAVKPDEGGIVVDGKPVQIRNPQEARQLGVAMVFQHFSLFDTLTVAENVWLGLDKSIPLAEVIQRVDATAKEYGLEVDPHRPVHTLSVGEMQRVEIIRALLTRPRVLILDEPTSVLTPQAVEKLFVVLRRLAAEGCSILYISHKLHEIRSLCTACTVLRGGVVTGVCNPSQETNASLSRMMIGSEPPQLEHRASNAGLVVLKVNRLSLPRLDQFGIDLQGIDFEVREGEVVGIAGVSGNGQRELLYALSGEDTRAAPQMIQVSGKNAGRMGPGRRRTLGLHFVPEERLGRGAVPSMSLAHNLLLTRKTAVGKGGWISMGRLQYQARDIISRFNVKAGGPGAAAQSLSGGNLQKFIVGREIDAQPSLLIISQPTWGVDVGAAAQIHGEILKLRDAGCAVLVLSEELDELFEICDRLHVVAKGQLSPSIQREDATVQQIGEWMSGLWDHSAARMSGGAHVQA